The stretch of DNA CTCCTGGATAGGGGCCCGGACTCGTGGCACACCTGTCACCCGGTCGACCGACGGCCGAGGACACCTGCGCTCACCGTGCCGGAGCAGGCCCCGGCGATCGGCCCCGGGCACCGCAGGGCCAGCGGCACCCGAACCGACCGGCCGCGACCCTCTCACGCGGTTGAGCCTGGCCCGTTCGCACCCGCCACCGCCACCGCCACCGCCACCGCTCACCGCGGACTACGGTGTGCGTCATGGCGAGGGAGACCGACCGTGCCGCCTTGGCCGCCGAGGTGTGCTCCGCGCTGAGGCGGTGTTGCCCGGGCTCGAGCGCGGAGCTGGCCGGCTCGCTGGCATCAGGGGCGGCGGACGGCTTCAGCGACATCGAGATCGCGTGGGTGGTGCCGGACGCGCGGTTCCCGGAATGCCTGGCTCGTGGGGTGGAGGCGCTGGGCGAGGTCCAGCCGGTCGACAGCGTTCGCGGCGGCGCGGACTTCCACCGCTCCGACCGCCGCCGCCTGCTGTTCGATCATGCTCGGCGATCGCGAGCGGGGGAGGCGCTGTCGGGCCGGGCCCAGTCGGAGCGGATGTGCAGCAGGTGCTGGCGGATCAGATCTTCCAGGCCGTTCATGTCATTGCGGGCGATCGCCTCGAGCATGTGGTGGTGCTCATGGGCGGAGCTGTCGAGAACCCCCCGTTCCGCAAGTGCCTCGAGGCCGTACAGCCGGGTCTGGTCCCGCATCGCGGCGACAGTGGTCACCAGGCGCCGGTTGCCACAGAGTTGGAGCAGGCCGAGGTGGAAGCGCCGGTCCGCTTCGAGGAAGCCGACGACATCGCCTTCCCGAGCCGTTTTCTCGATCTCGTCTGCGATGACCGCCAGGCGCGTGAGGTCCTCAGGCTGGGCATTCGCGGCCGCTTGCAGCGTGCCGGGGACCTCCAAGAGCAACCGCATGGTGTAGACCTCGTCGAGGTCGTGCTCGCTCATGGGGATCACTCGGTAGCCGCGGTTGCGGACCGGCTCCATGAGGCCCTCGTTCACCAGTGTCAGCATGGCTTCCCGGACCGGGCTGCTGGAGACGCCCAGCCTGGTCGCCAGGGCCGCGGCCGAATAGATGTCTCCCGGTCGGATCTCCCCGGACACCAGGGCCTGCCGGACCAGGGCGAGGACCTGTTCGCGCAGGTTCGTGCGCTGAAGCGGACCGGCCAGCGCGTCGGGTGCCATCGGTTCTCGGCTCATCTCTTCATCTCTTCTTGACGCGGCTCCCACCTGGATGCATCTTAGCGTCTTACCGGCGACCGGTGGCCGGTAACCGGTTACTCAGGAGTAATAATGACTGAGAAGCAGGGGTACTGCACTCTGTGCCGCTCTCGATGTGGTGCCGTCTACACCATCGAGGCAGGCGCTCTGCGGGGAGTGCGGCCTGACCCCGAGCATCCGACGGGCGCGGCGATGTGCCCGAAGGGACGGGCGGCACCAGAAATCGTGGACAGCCCCGACCGCCTGACCCAGCCGCTTCGGCGGACCACTCCCAAGTCCGATCCGGACCCCAAGTGGGAGCCCATCGGCTGGGAGGAAGCGCTGAGCGAGACCGCCGAGAAACTGGGACGGATCAAGGCTCAGGACGGCGCGGAAGCTGTGGCCTTCGCCGTGACTTCGCCCAGTGCCACCGCACTGTCGGACTCCATCGACTGGATCGAGTGTTTCATCCGCCTCTTCGGCAGCCCCAACACCTGCTACTCCACTGAGGTCTGCAACTGGCACAAGGACTGGGCCCACGCCTTCACGTTCGGGAGTTCACTGCCGACCGCGGACTTCGCCGCAACGGACCTCGCCGTGCTCTGGGGTCACAACCCC from Streptomyces asiaticus encodes:
- a CDS encoding GntR family transcriptional regulator codes for the protein MAPDALAGPLQRTNLREQVLALVRQALVSGEIRPGDIYSAAALATRLGVSSSPVREAMLTLVNEGLMEPVRNRGYRVIPMSEHDLDEVYTMRLLLEVPGTLQAAANAQPEDLTRLAVIADEIEKTAREGDVVGFLEADRRFHLGLLQLCGNRRLVTTVAAMRDQTRLYGLEALAERGVLDSSAHEHHHMLEAIARNDMNGLEDLIRQHLLHIRSDWARPDSASPARDRRA